A stretch of bacterium DNA encodes these proteins:
- a CDS encoding xanthine dehydrogenase family protein molybdopterin-binding subunit yields the protein MAPTIVGQSLPRVDAQEKLTGRTVFAADHGLRGLVHGRLVLSPHAHARIRRIPVNAAKDVPGVLAVFTAADLPFGDETPNARGRCLLARGEARFPGEPVAVVLGESEAAAADGAARLAAAIEYDPLPALIDPAAAADRAAPLVQPGLAGRSAEGGLHAAVAVQEDHEDAPGNVASQVRFARGDIERGLRDAAVVARRTFRTSIVHQAYIEPHASVADYDRTVRRLTVWTATQALFYTREHVAGVLGLPESSVRIVPMAVGGGFGGKILLLEPLAGAAAMVLGRPVRLVLTRADEFQTATPAPQSVLEVALGAARDGEFRALQARLLFDAGALPGAPVTICGLLMGGAYRVPHLDIRGREVLTHKPPTGAYRAPGAVQAAFAIECLVDEVAAALEQDPLELRLRNASQEGDPMPNGESWPRIGLRESLLAVRESPVWRERPAGRRGAARASDGAAAGTGIAVGGWLGGLEPASACVRANTDGTLHVVVGSIDISGTATALTQIAAETLGVPVSQVRLIPEDSDGAPASGMSGGSKVTYTVGSAVQKAAADARRQLLALAARRLEAAEADLDIVNGTVRVRGVPSRAVAVADLIKMTSGFGAQHPPVFGTASEAITARSPAFGAHVAAVAVDPESGRVRVTDYAVAQDVGRAINPALVRGQIQGGVAQGIGWALLEHVVYDENGALTTGTFADYALPRAADVPPVDVHLVEVPSARGPFGAKGVGEPPVVPVAAAVANAIADATGARIDSLPITAERVVAGVKEGGRSR from the coding sequence GTGGCACCGACCATCGTTGGCCAATCCCTGCCCCGTGTCGACGCGCAGGAGAAACTGACCGGCCGGACCGTGTTCGCGGCGGACCACGGCCTGCGGGGTCTCGTCCACGGCCGGCTCGTGCTGAGCCCGCACGCCCACGCCCGGATCCGCCGGATCCCCGTGAATGCGGCGAAGGACGTACCGGGCGTCCTCGCGGTGTTCACCGCGGCCGACCTCCCCTTCGGGGACGAGACGCCGAACGCGCGCGGACGGTGTCTGCTCGCCCGCGGCGAGGCCCGCTTTCCCGGCGAGCCCGTGGCCGTCGTGCTCGGCGAGTCCGAAGCCGCGGCCGCGGACGGCGCGGCCCGCCTGGCCGCGGCGATCGAGTACGACCCGCTGCCCGCGCTGATCGACCCGGCGGCCGCGGCCGATCGCGCGGCGCCCCTCGTCCAGCCGGGTCTGGCCGGTCGGAGCGCGGAAGGCGGGCTCCACGCGGCGGTGGCGGTCCAGGAAGACCACGAGGACGCGCCCGGCAACGTCGCCAGCCAGGTGCGCTTTGCGCGCGGCGACATCGAGCGCGGGCTGCGCGACGCCGCGGTGGTGGCGCGGCGGACGTTCCGGACGTCCATCGTCCATCAAGCGTACATCGAGCCGCACGCCTCGGTCGCCGACTACGATCGGACCGTACGGCGGCTCACGGTGTGGACGGCGACGCAGGCGCTCTTCTACACGCGCGAGCACGTCGCGGGCGTCCTCGGCCTTCCGGAATCGTCCGTGCGGATCGTGCCGATGGCGGTGGGCGGCGGCTTCGGCGGCAAGATCCTGCTGCTCGAGCCCCTCGCCGGCGCCGCGGCGATGGTCCTGGGGCGGCCCGTGCGGCTGGTGCTGACGCGGGCGGACGAATTCCAGACCGCGACGCCGGCGCCGCAGTCGGTCCTCGAAGTGGCGCTCGGCGCCGCGCGCGACGGCGAATTCCGGGCCCTGCAGGCGCGATTGCTGTTCGATGCCGGCGCCCTCCCGGGAGCGCCCGTGACGATCTGCGGCCTGTTGATGGGCGGCGCGTACCGCGTCCCGCACCTCGACATTCGCGGCCGCGAGGTGCTGACCCACAAACCGCCGACGGGAGCGTACCGGGCGCCGGGCGCGGTCCAGGCCGCGTTCGCGATCGAATGCCTGGTGGACGAAGTCGCCGCGGCGTTGGAGCAGGATCCGCTCGAGCTGCGCCTGCGCAACGCGTCGCAGGAAGGCGACCCGATGCCGAACGGCGAGAGTTGGCCGCGGATCGGGCTGCGCGAATCGCTCCTCGCGGTGCGCGAGAGCCCGGTGTGGCGGGAGCGGCCCGCCGGCCGGCGGGGGGCGGCGCGCGCGTCGGACGGCGCCGCGGCCGGCACCGGCATCGCGGTGGGCGGCTGGCTCGGCGGCCTCGAGCCGGCGAGCGCCTGCGTCCGCGCGAACACGGACGGCACGCTGCACGTCGTGGTCGGCTCGATCGACATCAGCGGCACGGCCACGGCGCTGACGCAGATCGCCGCCGAAACGCTCGGGGTGCCGGTGTCGCAGGTCCGCCTCATCCCCGAGGACAGCGACGGCGCGCCCGCCTCCGGCATGTCCGGCGGCAGCAAGGTCACGTACACCGTCGGCTCGGCCGTGCAGAAGGCCGCGGCCGACGCGCGCCGGCAACTCCTCGCCCTCGCGGCCAGGCGCCTCGAGGCGGCCGAGGCGGACCTCGACATCGTCAACGGGACCGTCCGGGTGCGCGGCGTGCCCTCGCGCGCGGTCGCGGTGGCCGATCTCATCAAGATGACCTCGGGCTTCGGCGCGCAGCACCCCCCGGTATTCGGCACGGCGTCCGAAGCCATCACCGCTCGCTCGCCGGCGTTCGGGGCGCACGTCGCCGCGGTCGCCGTCGACCCCGAGTCCGGGCGGGTCCGGGTCACCGACTACGCCGTCGCGCAGGACGTGGGACGGGCGATCAATCCCGCGCTCGTCCGGGGCCAGATCCAGGGCGGCGTGGCGCAGGGAATCGGCTGGGCCCTCCTCGAGCACGTCGTCTACGACGAGAACGGCGCGCTCACCACGGGCACCTTCGCGGACTACGCGCTCCCGCGGGCGGCCGACGTGCCGCCGGTCGACGTGCACCTGGTCGAAGTCCCGTCCGCGCGCGGCCCGTTCGGTGCGAAGGGCGTCGGCGAGCCCCCGGTCGTCCCCGTCGCGGCAGCCGTGGCGAATGCCATCGCCGACGCCACCGGCGCCCGGATCGACAGCCTGCCGATCACGGCTGAGCGCGTCGTCGCCGGCGTCAAGGAGGGCGGACGATCACGATGA
- a CDS encoding N-acyl homoserine lactonase family protein, whose translation MAATHEIFALSPGAREVDWSTRLYLHPAGTGTTASAYFLWLLQGPAGPVLIDTGFTPRLAALKGLPAEAVPRTRYQLLDSVGVAPESIATVILTHLHWDHFDLEGWLPRATFWVQRRELEFWTGTGGRDSWIRRFISDCFADDLAALRGSGRLRTVEGNAQPLDGVRLEWVGGHSPGMQIVVVQTATGPFVIANDALTTYRNLREWAPPAIHLNSIVECMEAMGRIRDLAKGDESRICPGHDGEVYRRFPETGPGVYRLA comes from the coding sequence ATGGCCGCAACGCACGAGATTTTCGCGCTGAGCCCCGGAGCACGGGAGGTGGACTGGTCGACCCGTCTGTATCTGCACCCCGCCGGTACCGGGACGACGGCGTCCGCCTACTTCCTCTGGCTACTGCAGGGTCCCGCGGGGCCGGTGCTCATCGACACCGGGTTCACGCCGCGCCTGGCCGCTCTGAAGGGTCTGCCGGCCGAGGCGGTGCCCCGCACCCGCTATCAACTGCTGGATTCCGTCGGCGTCGCGCCCGAGTCGATCGCCACCGTGATCCTGACGCATCTGCACTGGGATCACTTCGATCTCGAGGGCTGGCTGCCGCGCGCGACGTTCTGGGTGCAGCGCCGGGAGCTGGAGTTCTGGACCGGGACCGGCGGCCGGGATTCGTGGATCCGGCGGTTCATCAGCGACTGCTTCGCGGACGACCTGGCCGCGCTGCGGGGCAGCGGTCGCCTCCGCACGGTCGAGGGGAACGCGCAACCCCTCGACGGGGTCCGGCTGGAATGGGTCGGCGGACATTCGCCCGGGATGCAGATCGTGGTGGTCCAGACGGCCACGGGGCCCTTCGTCATCGCGAACGACGCGCTCACCACCTACCGGAACCTTCGGGAGTGGGCGCCGCCGGCGATTCATCTCAACAGCATCGTCGAATGCATGGAGGCCATGGGGCGCATCCGCGACCTCGCCAAGGGCGATGAGAGCCGGATCTGTCCGGGGCATGACGGGGAAGTGTACCGCCGGTTTCCCGAAACCGGTCCGGGCGTCTACCGGCTCGCGTAA
- the acs gene encoding acetate--CoA ligase produces MADVREKGSAVAVTEAEIAVHWKEEEYYRPTPKFIGQANLTDPAVTERFSLEHFPECFREYGDLLTWDHYWHTTFDGSTPPFWKWFVGGRLNASYNCVDRHLAQYKNKAALLFVPEPEQDAPVAITYQELYVRVNEVAALLRDFCGLKAGDRVTVHLPMTPELPITMLACARLGVIHSVVFGGFSGEACGIRIADSRSRVLITMDGYYRNGKLLDHKANADIAVAAAAKEGQAVDKVLIWRRSPDRSATNTPLVEGRDHIMNEVLQSYRGRLVEPVSMDAEAPLFIMYTSGTTGRPKGAQHRTGGYLAYVTGTSKYIQDIHPTDVYWCFADIGWITGHSYIVYGPLALAATSVIYEGVPTYPDAGRSWRIAERLGVNIFHTSPTTIRMLRKAGPDEPKKYHYNFKHMTTVGEPIEPEVWRWYYEVVGRREAVICDTWWQTENGGFLCTTKPALDPMKPGSAGPGAPGIHPVIYDEVGKEIPRGSKKAGNICIRNPWPGIMQTIWGDDDRFVKTYYAKYCRDPKSKDWRDWPYFAGDGALFAEDGYFRILGRVDDVINVAGHRLGTKELESAALTVPEVAEAAVVPVVDELRGRVPEVYVSLKPGVAAGKDVQDKVVRAIETTIGKIARPKEVRIVADMPKTRSGKIMRRVLAAISNTMDTGDVTTLANPDIVEQIRVAVQGTGKVATKTGPEDIKRFGDAG; encoded by the coding sequence ATGGCTGACGTTCGGGAAAAAGGGTCGGCGGTCGCCGTCACCGAGGCGGAAATCGCGGTGCACTGGAAGGAAGAAGAGTACTATCGGCCGACGCCCAAGTTCATCGGGCAGGCCAATCTCACCGATCCCGCGGTGACGGAGCGGTTCAGCCTGGAGCACTTCCCGGAGTGCTTCCGGGAGTACGGCGACCTGCTGACGTGGGACCACTACTGGCACACGACGTTCGACGGGAGCACGCCCCCGTTTTGGAAGTGGTTCGTCGGCGGCCGCCTCAACGCGTCGTACAACTGCGTGGACCGGCACCTCGCGCAGTACAAGAACAAGGCGGCGCTTCTGTTCGTGCCTGAGCCGGAGCAGGACGCGCCCGTCGCCATCACCTACCAGGAGCTTTACGTCCGGGTGAACGAGGTGGCCGCGCTGCTGCGCGACTTCTGCGGCCTCAAGGCCGGCGACCGCGTCACGGTCCACCTGCCCATGACCCCGGAGCTCCCGATCACGATGCTGGCCTGCGCCCGGCTCGGCGTCATCCACTCGGTCGTCTTCGGCGGCTTCAGCGGCGAGGCGTGCGGGATCCGGATCGCGGACTCCCGCAGCCGCGTGCTGATCACGATGGACGGGTACTACCGCAACGGGAAACTGCTCGACCACAAAGCCAACGCCGACATCGCGGTCGCCGCCGCGGCCAAGGAAGGGCAGGCCGTCGATAAGGTCTTGATTTGGCGGAGATCCCCGGACCGGTCCGCGACCAACACCCCGCTCGTCGAGGGCCGCGACCACATCATGAACGAGGTCCTGCAGAGCTATCGCGGCCGCCTCGTCGAGCCCGTGTCGATGGACGCCGAGGCGCCCCTCTTTATCATGTACACGAGCGGAACGACGGGCCGCCCGAAAGGCGCCCAGCACCGTACGGGCGGGTATCTCGCCTACGTGACCGGGACGTCGAAGTACATTCAGGACATCCATCCGACCGACGTCTACTGGTGCTTCGCCGACATCGGCTGGATCACGGGCCACTCCTACATCGTCTACGGCCCGCTCGCGCTCGCGGCGACCAGCGTGATTTACGAGGGCGTGCCGACCTATCCCGACGCCGGCCGGTCGTGGCGCATCGCCGAGCGCCTGGGCGTGAACATCTTCCACACGTCGCCCACGACGATCCGCATGCTGCGCAAAGCCGGGCCCGACGAGCCCAAGAAGTACCACTACAACTTCAAGCACATGACCACGGTCGGCGAGCCGATCGAGCCGGAAGTGTGGCGGTGGTACTACGAGGTCGTCGGCCGGCGCGAGGCCGTCATCTGCGACACTTGGTGGCAGACCGAGAACGGCGGATTTCTGTGCACGACCAAGCCGGCGCTGGATCCGATGAAGCCTGGCAGCGCAGGCCCGGGCGCGCCGGGCATCCACCCCGTCATCTACGACGAGGTCGGCAAGGAGATCCCCAGGGGCTCGAAAAAGGCCGGGAACATCTGCATCCGCAACCCGTGGCCGGGGATCATGCAGACGATCTGGGGCGATGACGACCGGTTCGTCAAGACCTACTATGCGAAGTATTGCCGGGACCCGAAGAGCAAAGACTGGCGCGACTGGCCGTACTTCGCGGGGGACGGGGCGTTGTTCGCCGAGGACGGCTACTTCCGAATCCTCGGCCGCGTCGACGACGTCATCAACGTGGCGGGCCACCGCCTCGGCACAAAGGAGCTCGAGTCGGCTGCCCTCACGGTCCCGGAGGTCGCCGAGGCGGCGGTGGTGCCCGTCGTGGACGAACTGAGGGGCCGCGTGCCGGAGGTGTACGTCTCCCTCAAGCCGGGTGTCGCGGCGGGCAAGGACGTCCAGGACAAAGTCGTCCGGGCCATTGAGACTACGATCGGTAAGATCGCCCGCCCCAAGGAAGTACGCATCGTGGCGGACATGCCGAAGACCCGCTCCGGCAAGATCATGCGCCGGGTGCTCGCGGCGATCTCCAACACCATGGACACCGGCGACGTGACGACGCTCGCCAACCCGGACATCGTCGAGCAGATCCGGGTGGCGGTGCAGGGCACGGGGAAGGTCGCGACCAAGACCGGCCCCGAGGACATCAAGCGGTTCGGCGACGCGGGCTGA
- a CDS encoding acetate uptake transporter, which produces MAEPAKANPAPLGLAGFGLTTVVLSAINAGWLTHDAEGVVVPLAFAYGGTAQIIAGVLEYANGNTFGMTAFTSYGLFWWWFAFLLWTSAGGLIKVAGVGVGLTLLMWGVFTFYMWIASFHLNRGVWSVFLLLWITFVLLAFGALGAGTGWSTLGGYVGLVTGLDALFVSFAEVTNATFGRTVIGLGAPMAK; this is translated from the coding sequence ATGGCAGAACCAGCCAAGGCGAATCCTGCACCGCTCGGGCTTGCCGGCTTCGGACTCACGACGGTTGTCCTCAGCGCGATCAACGCCGGGTGGCTGACCCACGACGCCGAAGGCGTGGTGGTGCCGCTCGCATTTGCGTATGGCGGTACCGCCCAGATCATCGCCGGTGTTCTGGAGTATGCCAACGGCAACACGTTCGGCATGACCGCGTTCACCTCGTACGGACTCTTCTGGTGGTGGTTCGCGTTCCTGCTCTGGACAAGTGCGGGGGGGCTGATTAAAGTCGCGGGTGTCGGCGTGGGGCTCACCCTCCTCATGTGGGGCGTGTTCACATTCTATATGTGGATCGCCTCGTTTCACCTGAACCGAGGGGTGTGGAGCGTCTTTCTGCTGTTGTGGATCACGTTCGTCCTGCTCGCGTTCGGTGCACTCGGCGCCGGAACCGGATGGTCCACGCTGGGCGGCTACGTCGGGCTCGTCACCGGCCTCGACGCGCTCTTCGTCTCGTTCGCGGAAGTGACCAATGCCACGTTCGGCCGGACGGTAATCGGGTTGGGCGCCCCGATGGCGAAATAG
- a CDS encoding SPOR domain-containing protein: MARFFFAAAVWGKLRLRDIPDWGPWNPHRVAYWDEIYLDAVSHLAVTGRKVRTAADLAAALAASREVPGIRTMWIVEDLLDDARRWWEESRERHERRARVRMHAALAAAAVAAFAVGVASSMPNRPAARIPAGPPRHLGAALVASTQQKPGVPGAAQPVAAARAFGAGQARQNPSATVYAVGVGTFASPAIADRIMHLIRSRGYIVNVVPRGAASQVMTSPYRTRTEAERVARGLAQIGFPAYLTTRAL; this comes from the coding sequence GTGGCCAGATTTTTCTTCGCCGCCGCCGTCTGGGGAAAGCTGCGGCTCCGCGATATCCCCGATTGGGGTCCTTGGAACCCTCACCGGGTCGCCTATTGGGACGAGATCTACCTCGATGCGGTGTCCCATCTCGCCGTGACCGGCCGGAAGGTGCGGACCGCGGCCGACCTGGCCGCGGCCCTCGCCGCCTCCCGGGAGGTACCCGGCATTCGCACCATGTGGATCGTCGAGGATCTGCTCGACGATGCCCGGCGGTGGTGGGAGGAAAGCCGGGAGCGGCACGAACGGCGGGCGCGGGTCCGCATGCATGCCGCTCTGGCCGCGGCGGCCGTCGCCGCCTTTGCGGTGGGCGTGGCGAGTTCCATGCCGAACCGGCCGGCAGCGAGAATACCGGCGGGCCCTCCCCGGCATCTCGGAGCCGCGCTGGTGGCATCCACCCAGCAGAAACCCGGCGTCCCGGGAGCCGCGCAGCCCGTCGCGGCCGCCCGCGCCTTCGGGGCGGGGCAAGCGAGGCAAAACCCGTCGGCGACGGTCTACGCGGTCGGCGTCGGGACCTTCGCGAGCCCCGCCATCGCGGATCGGATCATGCACCTGATTCGGAGCCGCGGATACATCGTCAACGTCGTGCCCCGCGGTGCCGCGTCCCAGGTGATGACCTCACCCTATCGAACGCGAACCGAGGCCGAGCGGGTGGCGCGCGGACTCGCGCAGATCGGTTTTCCCGCGTACCTCACGACGCGCGCCCTGTGA
- a CDS encoding 4Fe-4S dicluster domain-containing protein, with protein sequence MEAAIQRIVASGGVGAEVEALPPNRHSVKWAKVIDHTRCIGCHACTTACKSENDVPLSVTRTYVKHVDVGVFPDVRRAFQVTRCNQCEDAPCVTACPTSAMYRRTDGIVDFDKNICIGCKACIAACPYDAIFINPDDHSAEKCNFCAHRLDIGLEPACVVVCPTEAILVGDLDDSASRVAQIVRAESVRVRRPEKQTLPKLYYKGAGDATLDPIAARRPDGGLFMWSEQLRGAQQITSGAPAGWTSSSAAALLSYDAPHQAPWGWRVSLYTWTKSIAAGAYLVALLLAAAGVLRGTSPVWRWGAPGIAAAALALTGVLLVADLKHPARFYLIFTRPQWRSWLVRGAFLIAAYGIVLVLDILAGIGGRAALQRGLAIPGAVAAVLTAVYTAFLFAQARARDLWESPSLGPHLGVQALLAGAAVLVPCAGWLDPTLLRPLLVTVAVVGAAHLAFVWAEAAGRRVTPHGGLAVHELVGGRYRAAFWFGVAASVLGVLAAGAFGLGAKMAPGAVAVTAFLALAGLLVYDHAYVQAGQAVPLA encoded by the coding sequence GTGGAGGCGGCAATCCAGCGGATTGTCGCCTCCGGCGGGGTGGGGGCGGAGGTGGAGGCACTCCCGCCGAATCGTCACAGTGTGAAGTGGGCCAAGGTCATCGATCACACCCGATGTATCGGCTGTCACGCCTGTACCACCGCGTGTAAGTCCGAGAACGACGTCCCGCTGTCGGTCACCCGCACGTACGTCAAGCACGTCGACGTCGGGGTCTTTCCCGACGTCCGCCGCGCGTTCCAGGTGACGCGCTGCAACCAGTGCGAGGACGCGCCCTGCGTGACGGCGTGCCCGACGTCCGCGATGTACCGGCGGACGGACGGGATCGTGGACTTCGACAAGAACATTTGCATCGGCTGCAAGGCCTGCATCGCCGCCTGCCCCTACGATGCGATCTTCATCAATCCCGACGACCACTCCGCCGAGAAATGCAACTTCTGCGCCCACCGGCTCGACATCGGCTTGGAACCGGCGTGCGTCGTCGTCTGCCCCACGGAGGCGATTCTCGTCGGCGACCTCGACGATTCCGCCTCCCGCGTCGCGCAGATCGTCCGCGCCGAATCTGTGCGCGTCCGGCGGCCGGAGAAGCAGACGCTGCCGAAGCTCTATTACAAGGGCGCGGGCGATGCGACGCTCGATCCGATCGCGGCCCGGCGGCCGGACGGCGGCCTCTTCATGTGGAGCGAGCAGCTCCGCGGCGCCCAGCAGATCACCTCCGGGGCGCCGGCCGGCTGGACGTCGTCGTCCGCCGCGGCGCTCCTGAGCTATGATGCCCCGCACCAGGCCCCGTGGGGTTGGCGTGTGAGCCTCTATACGTGGACCAAAAGCATCGCCGCCGGGGCCTATCTCGTCGCGCTGCTGCTCGCGGCGGCCGGCGTCCTGCGCGGCACGAGCCCGGTGTGGCGCTGGGGCGCGCCGGGGATCGCCGCGGCCGCCCTTGCGCTCACCGGGGTCCTGCTGGTCGCCGACCTCAAGCATCCGGCGCGGTTCTACCTCATCTTCACGCGCCCGCAGTGGAGGAGCTGGCTCGTTCGCGGGGCCTTTCTCATCGCGGCCTACGGCATCGTGCTGGTCCTCGACATTCTGGCCGGTATCGGCGGACGCGCGGCCCTGCAGCGCGGCCTCGCGATCCCGGGTGCTGTGGCTGCCGTGCTGACCGCCGTGTACACCGCGTTTCTGTTCGCGCAGGCCCGCGCCCGCGATCTCTGGGAGAGCCCGTCGCTCGGCCCGCACCTGGGGGTTCAGGCGCTCCTTGCAGGCGCGGCCGTGCTCGTCCCCTGCGCCGGATGGCTCGACCCGACGCTCCTCCGGCCGCTGCTGGTCACCGTCGCCGTCGTGGGCGCGGCGCATCTGGCGTTCGTCTGGGCGGAGGCCGCCGGCCGCCGGGTGACCCCCCATGGGGGGCTGGCGGTGCACGAGTTGGTGGGAGGCCGCTATCGCGCGGCGTTCTGGTTCGGCGTCGCCGCGAGCGTGCTCGGCGTGCTCGCCGCGGGCGCCTTCGGGCTGGGTGCGAAGATGGCGCCGGGCGCCGTCGCCGTCACCGCGTTCCTGGCCTTGGCCGGGTTGCTGGTGTACGACCACGCCTACGTCCAGGCGGGACAGGCGGTGCCGCTCGCATGA